The segment AGAACGGTCTCCTTCTCGGTGTCAACGCCTGCGGGAAGGGTCTGACCCTGCTTGGGGGCTGCGCACATGTCGTTAGTCCTCTCAGAGATCTAGGGAAGCGCTCAGCGCTCGATGGGGGCGCCGACGAGGGAGCCGTACTCGACCCAGCTGCCGTCGTAGTTCTTGACGTTCTTCTTGCCGAGCAGCTCCTGCAGCACGAACCAGGTGTGGCTCGAGCGCTCGCCGATGCGGCAGTACGCGATGGTCTCCTTGGAGTCGTCGAAGCCCTGCTCCGCGTACAGCGCGGTGAGTTCGTCGTCCGACTTGAAGGTGCCGTCCTCGTTGGCGGCCTTGGACCACGGGATGTTCAGTGCGCTCGGCACGTGGCCGCGGCCCTGAGCCTGCTCCTGCGGAAGGTGAGCCGGAGCGGCGATCTTGCCCGAGAACTCGTCGGGGCTGCGGACGTCGATCAGGTTCTTGGAACCGATGGAGTCGATGACCTCGTCGCGGAAGGCGCGGATCGAGTTGTCGGCGGCCTGCGCCTTGTAGGTGGTGGCCTCACGCTGCACGGCGTCGCCGTTCAGGGGGCGACCGTCGAGCTCCCACTTCTTGCGGCCGCCGTCGAGCAGGCGGACGTCCTTGTGGCCGTAGATCTTGAAGTACCAGTAGGCGTACGCGGCGAACCAGTTGTTGTTGCCGCCGTACAGAACGACGGTGTCGTCGTTCGAGACACCGCGCTCGCTCAGCAGCGCCGAGAACCGGTCGGCGTCGAGGAAGTCGCGACGCAGGCCGTCCTGCAGGTCCTTCTTCCAGTCGAGGCGGATGGCGCCCGGGATGTGGTTGGTGTCGTAGATCGAGGTGTCCTCATCGACCTCGACGAACACGACGGAGTCGGTGTTGAGGTTCTCTTCAGCCCAGTCAGCGCTGACGAGCACATCGGAGCGTGCCATTTTCGGTTCCTTTCAAGAGATCGCCGCGCGGGCAGCGAAAGTCATTCGACTACAGAAGGGTTCTCGCGAACCTGCGAGAGAGGTTGAGTGCCCGGTGGTCGTACGTCTGCGACGGGACGATCGAGATGCCGCTGAGATCGTCAGCCACGCATCCCGGCGGATACGTTCACCGGTTTAGCGACAGCGTCCGGCGGCGACTCGACAGAGGTCGATCGCCAGTCGGCGTGTGAGCATCAGCTCACGTCGTTGCTGCATGAAATCGACACTACAACGAGAATTCAGGGTCGGCCGGGGAGCGGTTTCGCGTAGTCGATCGGACGGACCGCGACCGGACCGGTCTCGCCGACGGCGACGAGGTCGCTTCCCCTGCTCAGGGCTTGTATAGCGGTGGCTCCCCAGGCCATCTGCATGCGGGGGAGGACGGCTGAGAAGGCTTTTAATACCGCTGAGCGAAACTCCGCGGGGACGTCCGCGGAGTAGTGCTCCTCAGGCCCGTCGTAGAACCCGGTGGCCTCCACATGCACGCGGCCGTCGACGACGAATACGCGAGCGCTGACGCTGACCTTGACCTTCGGCGCGGTGTACGCGGCGGCCGACGGCGGGTAGCCGTTCTGCGTCGCAGGCGAACCCGGCAGCGGGACGGTGCCGCTCAGCATGATGCCGTCTGTGCGCTCCAGCAGGCCGTCGCCCGGACCGCCGCCGCCAGCCTTGTCCTCGGGCGCGGGCGTGTTGATGTAGAGGTCGACGATGTTCATCAGCCGACCGAGCGTCGGCGAATCGATCCGCGTCTCCACCCGCATCGACGACGCCTGCAACACCGTCTCGGGGCCCACGGCGCCGGTGTTCCCGATCCGGGCGTCCTGCAGTCGGGCGTCGACCGTCGACCGGCACGGGTAGCTGCCCGAACAGCCCTCGATCGGAATGCCCTCGGCACTGATCAGGATGGAGTCGAACTCGCCGGAACTGCGGTGGGGCAGGAACGGGAAGCCGCTCATCAAGACGTCGGGCTCGAATTCGACGCCGGGTGAGGCCTGCACGGCCTGCGCCAATCGGTGCTCGGCGCGGGAGCCGGCGAAGTCGTCGACCACCAGCGCCACCACCGCGGCGATCACGACGACGACAGCGATCCACGCGGCCGCGCGCAGGGCTCGGCGGGGCGCGGGCTTCGGGGTGTCGTCAGAGGTCGCGTGCATCGGCGCTATTCTGTCATCTGACAACCGGGTGCTGCGACCAGCGTCGATCGACAGCCCACAACGCAGGGGCGTGGCAAGGACACGCCCCAAGGCCACGACGAGATCGGAGTGGTGTGTGGACCTGCTGCTGTTGACTGAAGAACCGACCGCCGATGTCGCCCTGGGATCCCTCTCCCTGCTGTCCCATCGGGTCGAGATCCTGCCCGCCGACACCTCTTCCCTGGTGCGGTTGGGGCAACCCGCCGTGATCCTGGTGGATGCGCGCGCCGACCTGGCCGCCGCGCGCACTTTCTGCCGCCTGGTCTCCGACACCGATACCGCGCCGGTCATCGCGATCGTCGGCGAGGGCGGACTGGTGGCGGTGAACGGGGACTGGGGGATCGATGACTTCGTCCTGCCCGGCACCGGTCCCGGCGAGCTGGACGCCCGCCTGCGGATGGCGGTGGCGCGCGTCGCCCTGCACGTGGATCAACCCGCTGACAAGGTGACGCTGGGCGAACTCGTCATCGACGAGTCCACGTACACCGCGCGCCTGCGCGGCCGGCCGATCGATCTGACCTACAAGGAGTTCGAACTCCTTAAGTTCCTGGCGCAGAACGCCGGCCGCGTCTACACCCGCGCGCAGCTCCTCCACGAGGTCTGGGGCTACGACTACTTCGGCGGCACCCGCACCGTCGACGTCCACGTCCGACGGCTCCGCGCCAAGCTCGGCAGCGACCACGAGTCGCTGATCGGGACGGTCCGCAACGTGGGCTACAAGGCCGTGAAGCCGCCGCGTCGTCCGGCCGGCGACGGCGCTGCCGCCGAACCCGCGACCCGGAGCGCCGCGGCCGATACATTGGGAGACGATGAATGAGCAGACCTCCCTCCGTGTGATCACCGGCCCCCTCGACGCGTCGGACGTGGCCGCGGCCCACAGTCTCTGCGAGCGCGCCGAACGGGTCGACGGCGTGCCGCCGCTCGCCGAACAGGCACGCCTGGCCATCGACGCCGGGAGCGGCGCCGACCTCCACCTCCGCAGCGAGCACGGCTACGCCAACGTGATCGCGGCGCGCGACGGGGGAGCGGCGATGGTCGAGGCCGTCGTGGACCCCGATCATCGCGGTCGCGGTGAAGGTCGTGCGCTGATCGACGCCGCGCTCACCGCCGCGCAGCAGGTGCCGGGATCGGAGGCTCCGCAGGTGTGGGCGCACGGCGATCTCCCCGCGGCCGCCGCCGTCGCCGAGGCGCTGGGACTGGAACGCGCCCGCGAACTGCTGCAGCTCCGTCGCCCGGTGGCACAGTCGCTGCCCGACCTTCCGCAGCGCGACGACGTGGTCCTCCGCACCTACGCGGGCTCGGCCGACGACGCCGAGATCCTGCGCGTCAACAACGACGCCTTCTCCTGGCATCCCGAGCAGGGCGGGTGGACGCTGCGAGACATCGCCGAGCGCACCGGATCGAACTGGTTCGACCCGGCCGGCCTGTTCCTCGCGTTCGACGCAGACGATCCCGACACACTCCTCGGCTTCCACTGGACCAAGATCCACCGCTTCGACACCGGTGCCGCGCCGCTCGGCGAGGTCTACATCGTCGGCGTCGACTCCGGGTCGCAGGGGCGCGGGCTCGGCGCACTCCTGGCGCTCGCCGGCCTGCACTACATGGCGCAGCTCCGCGTCGACGGTCGCACGCTCGACGAGGTGGAGCTGTACGTGGAGGGCGACAACACCGCGGCGCTGCACACGTACTCGAAGCTCGGTTTCACCCGCTACACGGCGGACATCGCGTACCGGCGTCAGTAGCCCGCGGCCGAGCCGAAACCGTTCGGCTCGGCCGAGTACTCGCCGCCGCGGCGATTCATCTGCGAGATCCCGCGGCGTCCATCAACCGTTCATCTTCCCGTCCGGACTGTTACCCGCGGGGTAACCCTTCGGTCGCCTTTCGCTAACCGGGTGTCGATAGCTTCGGCTCGTTACCTGATCAATCGAAAGGCGCCCGACTCCCATGAGCGTGTCCCCGAAGCTCTTCCGCACCGCAGGTTCCGCAGCCGCGGGCCTGGCCGCAGTCTCCCTCGTCCTCACCGCTTGCGGTGGTGGCGGCGACGCAGCCGGCACCATCACCGGCGAAGGCTCCACCGCCCAGCAGAAGGCCGTCGAGCAGTTCGCGAAGGTCCTGACCGACAACGACGGCGCGGTCCTCGATTACACCGGCTCCGGCTCCGGCGACGGCGTGAAGAAGTTCCTCGCGGGCGACGTCGACTTCGCCGGCTCGGACTCGCCGCTCAAGGAGAAGGAAGTCGCCGACGCCAAGACCCGCTGCGGCGGCAACGACGCATGGCACCTGCCGCTCGTCGCCGGCCCCGTCGCCGTCGCCTTCAACATCCCGGGTGTGGAGAAGCTGAACCTGGACGCCCCGGCCCTCGCGAAGATCTTCGACTCCAAGATCTCCAAGTGGGACGACGCCGCCATCAAGAAGCTGAACCCGGGCGCCAAGCTGCCGTCGACCGACATCGTTCCGGTGCACCGCAGCGACAGCTCCGGCACCACCGACAACTTCACGCGCTACCTGAACACCGCGGCTCCCACCGAGTGGCCGTACGAGCACTCCAAGGAGTGGACCGGCCACGGCGGTTCGGGTGCGTCCAAGTCGACCGGTGTCGGCGACACCGTGAAGAAGACCGAGGGCTCCATCACCTACGTCGAGTGGGGCTTCGCCACCGAGAACAACCTGAGCGTCGCCGCCCTCGACTTCGGCGCGGGCGCCACCGAGCTGACCGCCGCCACCGCGGGCAAGGCGCTCGACGCCGCCAAGTTCGTCAAGTCGGACAGCAAGGACCTCGTCGTCGACACCAAGGCGCTCTACAGCCTCAAGCAGGCCGGTGCGTACCCGCTGGTCCTGACGACCTACGAGATCGTCTGCTCCACCGGCTACCAGGACGCCGAGGTCTCGAAGAACCTGAAGGCCGCGTTCACCACCATTCTCGACAAGGGTCAGGACGGCCTCGACAAGCTCGGCTACGTGCCGCTGCCTGACGCCTTCAAGACCAAGCTGCGCGGAACGATCGACGCGCTGTGACCCGCTCGGACACTCCCGTGAACCCTCGCACCAGACGTGACGAGGACCCGGCCGTGTCCGAGACGCCGGTAGTCGACGCGGCCGCGTCGACGACGGCGACCAGTCAGCGAGGACCGGCAGCCGGGCCGGGCACGAGTGATCGTGCCCGCTCGGCTGTTTCGCGTGTCGGGGACCGCGTCATGGGCACCCTCGCAACTGGCTCGGGCCTGCTGGTCTCGCTCGTCATCGGTCTGATCGCACTGTTCCTGCTGATCCAGGCGGTGCCGGCGCTGGCGAAGAACACCGCCAACTTCTTCACGTACACCGGCAGCTGGGTGGTCTCGGGCACGCAGCTCGAGTTCGGCATCCCGCAGCAGTTCTATGCGACGGTGCTGGTCTCGGTGATCGCCTTGCTGATCGCGATGCCCGTCGCACTCGGCATCGCCCTGTTCGTCACCGAGTACGCACCCAAGCGCCTCGCGGCGCCGATCGCGTACGTGGTGGACCTGCTGGCCGCCGTGCCGTCGATCGTCTACGGCCTGTGGGGCATCCTGGTGCTGGGTCCGGCCATGGTCGGCGTCAACAACTGGCTCGTGGACAATCTCGGTTTCCTACCGTTCTTCAGCACGCCCGACAACGTGGCGAACATGTCGACCGGTGGCACTCTCTTGACCGCGGGCATCGTCCTCGCAGTCATGATCCTGCCGGTCATCACCGCCGTCACCCGCGAGGTCTTCGCGCAGACGCCGCGCGCCCACCGGGAGGCCGCGCTCGCGCTCGGCGCCACCCAGTGGGAAGTGGTGCGCTACGCGGTCCTGCCGTTCGGGTTCTCCGGCTACATCAGCGGTTCGATGCTCGGCCTCGGCCGCGCACTCGGTGAGACGATGGCGCTGCTGCTCATCATCTCCACCGTCGGGCCGATCAACTTCAACCTGATGGAGAGCGGCCAGACCTTCGCGACCGTGATCGCGAACAACGCCGCCGAGTTCGACTCACCGCTCAAGACCGGTGCCTACATCTCGGCCGGCCTGGTGCTGTTCGCCCTCACCTTCCTCGTCAACGCCGCGGCGCGCAGCGTGATCGCGCGTCGGGCCAAGTGGCGGGAGAGAAGACAGTGACAACAACAGACATGGAACTGACAACCCTCTCGCCCCGCCGCAAGGTCACCGACAACGTGGTCCGCGGCGCGGTCACCGCGTCGGTGGCCCTCGCGATCCTGCCGCTCGGCTGGCTGGTCTACACCCTCGTCGCCCGCGGTATCGGTCCGATCCTGAACCCCGACTGGTGGCTGCGGTCCGAGCGCTTCGGCGGTGCGGCCAACGCCATCGTCGGCACCCTGATGCAGACGGCCATCGCAGCCGCCGTGGCCATCCCGCTCGGTGTGCTCGTCGCCATCTACCTCGTCGAATACGCCGACACCAGCAGGCGTCGGGGCGAGCGGAGCGACGGGAGATTCACGCTCGTCCGCATCACCACGTTCATGGTGGACGTCCTCTCGGGCGTGCCGTCGATCGTCGCCGCACTGTTCATCTACGCGGTCTGGCGGACGACGCTCGACATGCCGCGCTCCGGCTTCGCCGTCGCCCTGGCCCTGGTGCTCCTGATGGTGCCGCTGGTGGTGCGCGCCACCGAGGAGATGCTGAAGATCGTCCCGCAGGATCTCCGCGAGGCGTCGTACGCCCTCGGCGTCCCGAAGTGGAAGACGATCGTCCGGATCGTCCTGCCGACCGCGATGTCGGGCATCATCACGGGCATCATGCTGGCCGTCGCCCGCGTGATGGGCGAGTCGGCGCCGGTTCTGATCCTGGTCGGTGCCAGCCGAGCGATGAACTACAACCCGTTCATCGGCAACCAGGAATCGCTGCCGCTGATGATGCTGCAGGAATACAACAAGGGGCCGGGCGGCTACGAGACCGTGTGGGGCGCCGCCCTGACCCTGGTGATCGCCGTCGCGATCGTGTACGTGCTCGCGCGGATCCTTTCCCGATTCACCGGGCCCCGAATGGAGAGAGACTAGAGCCATGGCAAAGAGCCTGACCATTGAGGACCTGAACGTCTTCTACGGCGACTTCCACGCAGTCAAGGACGTGTCGCTGAAGATCGCACCGAAGTCGGTGACCGCGTTCATCGGCCCGTCCGGCTGCGGCAAGTCGACCGTTCTGCGCACCCTGAACCGCATGCACGAGGTGACGCCCGGCGCGTACACCACCGGCTCGGTGAAGCTCGACGGCCTCGACCTCTACGGCAAGAACGTCGACCCGGTCGGTGTTCGCACCACCGTCGGCATGGTGTTCCAGCGGGCCAATCCGTTCCCGACCATGTCGATCCGCGACAACGTGGTGGCCGGTCTGAAGCTGTCGGGCGTGCGCGACAAGGCCAAGCTCGACGAGGTGGCCGAGGCCAGCCTCCGCGGTGCCAACCTGTGGAACGAGGTCAAGGACCGTCTCGACAAGCCGGGCGGTGGCCTCTCCGGCGGCCAGCAGCAGCGACTGTGCATCGCCCGCGCGATCGCGGTCTCACCGCAGGTCCTCCTGATGGACGAGCCGTGCTCGGCGCTCGATCCGATCTCGACGCTCGCCATCGAGGACCTGGTCGCCGAGCTGAAGAGCAGCTACACGATCGTCATCGTCACGCACAACATGCAGCAGGCGGCGCGCGTCAGCGACCAGACCGCCTTCTTCAACCTCTCCGCCGCGGGCAAGCCCGGCGAGCTGGTCGAGGTGGGCGCGACGTCCGACGTGTTCTCGAACCCTGTCCGCAAGGAGACCGAGGACTACATCTCGGGCCGTTTCGGCTGATCTGTCGGCGTCGCCACCTGTGGCGACGCCGTTGCAACCCCGGTCGTGCACGGCACGATCGGGGTTGCCTTTATGGTGGACGATGACTGACTGCGCGGACGACCGTTCGCGATCGATCGATTGACTTCGGGGTGATATGGTCCGGCTCTCAGTAGAACAGCGACGCGAACTGGCGATCGACGCGACGATGCGCGTGATCGCTCGCGACGGTGTCGAGGCCGCCACCACCCGACGCATCGCGCAGGAGGCCAAGGTCGGTCAGTCGAGCCTGTTCTACGCGTTCACCTCTCGTGACGAGCTCCTCGCGGCCGTCGTCGAGCACGGGATCGCGCAGGAGTTGGCCGCCATGGACAGCTGGTTGCGTCAGGCTTCGGCGATGTTCACCGCCTCCCAGATGAGCATCGCCGACGTGCTGAGCACGGCCTTCCAGGCCTTCGCCGACGATCTCGTCGCCAACCGCGACCGCGAGCATGCCCTCGTCGAACTGGCGCTCTACGCACGGCGCACCGAGGGGCTCGAGCACCTGGGGGAGAAGCTCTACGGCGGCTACTACGAGATGATCGCCGGTCTGCTGACCTCGGCCTCCGAGGCCACCGGTGTCACCTGGACGCAGACGCCGGAGTTTCTCGCGCGCATCGTGCTCGCGATGACCGACGGCATGACGCTGAACTACTTGAGCACCGGGGACCGCGCGGTGGTGGACCAGATCGTCGCCGGCGGCGTGCAGCTGCTGCTGGGGTACGTCTCCGCGGGCTGAGCGACTAGTGTCCGGCGCAGGACACTAGCTGGCCTCGAGCAACTGCTCGGGCGTTTTGCCGGTGGCCTGGAAGACCACGCGGCGGGCGATCAGAACGGCGTGGTCGGCGAAGCGCTCGTAATAGCGGCCCAGGAGAGTCACGTCGACGGCGGCGGCGACGCCGTGCTCCCACTCGCGGTCCATCATCACGGTGAACAGGTGGCGGTGGAGGTCGTCCATCGCGTCGTCGTCGTCCATCAGGGTTAAAGCGTCGTGGTAGTCCTGGTTCTGCAGGACGCGCCGCGCGTTGTGCGCCAGCTCGACGGCCAGGCGGCCCATCTCCTCGAAGTAGCCCGCGACCTCTTCGGGCAGCACCTTGGCGGGATGGCGTCGTCGCGCCACCTTGGCGACGTGGAGGGCGAGGGCGCCCATGCGGTCGATCTCGGACACCAGTTGGAAGCCGCTCACCACCGAGCGGAGATCGCCGGCCACCGGGGCCTGCAGGGCCAGCAGTTGGAAGGCCTGGTCCTCGGCCTCACCGGACTTGTCGGCCACGGCGTCGTGATCGGAGATCACCTTCTCGGCCAGCTCGAGATCGGCCTCGAGTAGTGCCTGGGTGGCCTGAGCCATCGCCGTTCCGACCTCATCGACCATGTCGCCGAGAGTCTGATTCAGTGCAGCCATCTGCTCCTGATACGCGTCACGCATAGAGTCCACCTTACGTAAGGCAATTCGCGCACTCCGGTGTCCACGATGAAGACATCATGAACTCTTGGCGCTTTCGGATGTATCGCAGGCGACGCCGCTGCTACGAGCAGGTGGTGTCGCCGGCGTTGGTGACCGAGAGGTCGTTGGGCAGGTTGCTGTTGTCGACGTTCGCGGGCAGCTGCTGAACGTGCAGCACCGTCCCCGCGTCGGGGGCGGAGGTCATGGTCTCGACACCGCCGAAGTCGGAGCCGAGGATCACCGCGACGCCCACCTTCACGGTGTTGTCCTGCTGGATCTTGGCGCCGGGGAACATCGCGGCGACGGTCGCGGCGGAGTCCTGTTCGCCCGGACCGTACCGGACGACGGTGTCGGTGCGCTTCTCCGACGAGTCCGCCACACCCGAGACATCGATGCCCTGGCGGGCGAGTTCCTCCATGACGGTGCCCGCGAGGCCCTTCTCGGCCGTGCCGTTCAGCACGCGAACGCTGGTGTTCGACAAGTACTGCGCCGTCAGGTCGGACTTCGGGGCCGCGGGCTTCGGCTTGGCCGGTGCCGTCGACGTGGACTTCGGCTTGCTCTTCTTCTCGCCGGGCAGCGGCTTGTCGTCGATGATCGCGTTGAAGATGGCATCGATGTCGTCGGTGCGCGGGATCTCGTTGTTCTCGCCGTCTGTGGTGGTGCCCGCGGTCGGGATCGTCAGGAACGTGACGCGGCCCGCGTCCATGCCCTGCATCGACTCGGCCAGATCGATCAGCGACGCGGTGTCGACGTTGTCGACGGTGCTGTACTTGATGAACGTGCTGATCATCTTGTTCAGCTTCGACGGGTTCGAGAGGACGTCGCCCGACAGGGTGGCGCGCAGCAGCGACGACATGAACAACTGCTGGCGCTTGATGCGTCCGTAGTCGCCGTTGCCCTCCACCGAGATGTGGCGGGCGCGGACGTAGTTGAGAGCCTGCCGACCGGTCAGCTTCTTGTGTCCGGCCTTGCGGAGGATGGTGCCGAGCTCGTAGTCGTACAGCGGGACCGTCGAGCACACCTGGACGCCGCCGACCGCGCGCACCACGTGCTCGAAGCCGGAGAAGTCCATGGCGATGAAGTGGTTGATGTTGAGGCCGCTGATCTCGGTGAGCGTCTTGACCAGGCAGTCGGGGCCGCCGTCGGCGTAGACGCTGTTCAGTTTGACGCCGTCGGCGGCGGGCAGGTCGCCGCTGTAGGTGCGTTCGGTGTTGTCCCAGTCCTTGCACTCGGGCCGGCTCACAGCGAGGTCGCGTGGCCACGACACGGCGACCACACGGCTGCGGTCTGCGGGGATGTTCACCAGAATCACCGTGTCGGAGCGGGTGCCCTCGACGGAGTCGGCATCACCGGCACCGACCTTCGCGTTCTTGCCCGAACGACTGTCGGTGCCGACGATCAGGTAGGTCTCGTCGCCGTTCTGGTCGCCCGGCTTGCGGATGCTCGCGTTCTCGGGATCGATGGCCTGAACGACGTTCCACGCGCCGTCGACGGTCCGCAGCATGTTCCATGCGTAGCCGGTGCCGACCAACGACAACAGACAGGCCAGGCCGAGCAGGATGCGGCCGGTGTTGGTCGCGATCTTGCGGGTCCGATGCCGGTCGGTGGCGCTGCGTCGCGTCGCGCGGATCTGGCTGAGAGCCGCGGTCAGATCGGGGGTCTGCTGCAGTCGCCCCCGACGTTTACGCGGTGCGTCGTCGGTGGGCTCGGCGGCGGGGATCTCAGCGACCGGTGCCTTGGGCTTGGGCATGTCCTCGGCGGACGCGTCCGAGGTGGGCGCCTCGGGTGTCGCCGGTTCCGGAGGCCGCGGTGCGGACTGCGCGGCCTTCGCGCGTTGGGCCTCCGCGGCCATCGCAGCGGGGCTGCGCGTGACGCGGGTCTCCGCAGCGCGGCGTGCGGGAGGCGTCGCGGGCCGTTGACCACGCGACTCCTCGGAGAGGCGGGCCGCGGTGGCGGTGTCCGACAGGTCGACGGCCGGCTGATCGGTGACCGGAGGAATCGCCGTCGTCACCTCGTTGGAGGCGGGGGTCTCCGGCCGACGGGGTGCGGGCGGCCGCTGGGCCGGTGGCCGGGTGCCCCGCGGTTGGGGGCGACGCGGCGGCAGCGGCTGCGGGTTCGCGTGATGCGAGGTCTGCGGGGCATCGGTCTCGTCGACGCCCATCTGCTCCATGAGCTGGCGGACCGTCAACCGTCCGCGGGGACGGACATAACCTTCGCGGGACGACGGCTCCCGCAGGCCTTCGGCGCGCGGGGTGGGCGGCGTGCCTTCGGGCGGGCCGCCTGCCTCGCCGAAGCGGGCGCGGAAGTCGTACGCTCCGGACCGGCCGGCGCGACGTGACCGCCGCGCGGGCGTGTCGTCGCTGGGCTCGGAAGAACCGGGGCGGTCAGAACTCACAGTGCTTCTTTCTCGGTGTCGGGGCGGTCCGCGGCGTCGACGGAGGGTTCGACTGGTGAGCCGCGTGCTGCGCACATATTAATGGGAGCACCTGAGAAGTCTCTGCGGCGCGGCCGGTCGAGCGTGCGTCAGCCTCCGGAATGCATGATTTCGGCGCCCTCGGGGACGGTGTCGTCTTCGGGGTCGTCGAGCCAGCCCTCGGGCAGCGCGACCGATGCGGGTGAGCCCTGTCGGCCACGCGGACCGTGGGCGTCGTCCGGGAACGGCGTGTCCGACGGCAGGGTGGAGATCAGTTCTCGCAGGTCGTCAAGGGTTTTCACCAGGGCGAGCGAGGAACGCAGATCCGACCCGGCCGGGAAGCCACGCAGATACCAGGCGATGTGCTTGCGCATCTCGCGCATGCCCTTCATCTCTCCGTGGTGAGCCGAGAGCAGTTCACCGTGGCGAATCATGATCTCGCCCACTTCTCCGAGATTCGGGGGTACGGGGGCCTCCACACCGCGTAGGCGGGCCGACAATTCGGCGAACAGCCAGGGGCGGCCCAGGCAGCCGCGGCCGACCACGATGCCGTCGCACCCGGTCTGCTCCATCATTCGGACGGCGTCGTCGGCCTCGAAGATGTCTCCGTTACCGAGCACCGGGACGCTGGTCACGTGTTCCTTGAGGCGGGCGATCTCGTCCCACACCGCGGTGCCCGAATACCGCTGCGATGCGGTCCGGGCATGCAGGGCGACGGCCTGCGCGCCCTCCTCCGCCGCGATCCGGCCGGCGTCGAGGTGCGTGTGGTGCTCGTCGTCGATGCCGATGCGGAACTTGACGGTGACCGGGATGTCGGTGCCCTCCGTCGCGCGGACGGCGGCGGCGACGATGTTCCGGAACAGGCGACGCTTGTACGGGATCGCGGAGCCGCCGCCCCTGCGGGTGACCTTGGGGACCGGGCAGCCGAAGTTCATGTCGATGTGGTCGGCGAGGTTCTCGTCGACGATCATCTTCGCGGCCTGATAGGTGTACTCCGGATCCACGGTGTACAGCTGCATCGACCGCGGCGTCTCGCTGGGGTCGAAGGCCGTCATGTGCATCGTGACCGGGTGCCGCTCCACCAGGGCGCGGGCGGTGACCATCTCACAGACGTACAGGCCGGAGACGGTGCCGGTGCGGGCCATCTCCAGTTCGCGGCAGAGGACGCGGAATGCGACGTTGGTGACGCCGGCCATCGGGGCGAGGACCACCGGGCTGTTCAGCTCGATGGAGCCGATCCGCAGGGCGGGTTCAGCGGTCTGCTGTCCGGAAGGTGACGTCCGGGCGAGCGAAGCGACGGGAAATGACTTCGCACCGGCGTCTTCGGGGTTCCCCGAAGACGCCGGTGCGGTCAGAGCGACAGTACTCAGGACGCTTGCTTCTCACGCTTGGCGGCCTCGCGGGCCAACGAACGGTCGCGCATCTCCTCGAAGCGGGTCGCGTCGGCGTCGAGCTGTTCGAGGAACGCGGCGAGCTCCTCGCGCGTCTTCTCGCCCTCGGGGCCGAAGTCGGTGCGCTCGAAGACCTTCCACTTGCGCAGGACCGGGTTGACGACCTCTTCCAGGTGCTGGCGGAGGTCGTAGATGCCGTGCTTGGCCATCAGGACGCCGTGGCGACGGAAGTTCGGCATGCCCGCGCCCGGCATCTGGAAGTTGGTGACGATGTCGGTCACCGCGCGCAGCGTCTGGTCGGGGGAGAGGTCCATGCCCGCACCGCAGATGTTGCGGTAGAAGATCATGTGCAGGTTCTCGTCGGCCGCGATGCGCTGCAGCATCTTGTCGGCGATCGGGTCGTTGCAGGCC is part of the Gordonia phthalatica genome and harbors:
- a CDS encoding response regulator transcription factor, with the protein product MDLLLLTEEPTADVALGSLSLLSHRVEILPADTSSLVRLGQPAVILVDARADLAAARTFCRLVSDTDTAPVIAIVGEGGLVAVNGDWGIDDFVLPGTGPGELDARLRMAVARVALHVDQPADKVTLGELVIDESTYTARLRGRPIDLTYKEFELLKFLAQNAGRVYTRAQLLHEVWGYDYFGGTRTVDVHVRRLRAKLGSDHESLIGTVRNVGYKAVKPPRRPAGDGAAAEPATRSAAADTLGDDE
- a CDS encoding sulfurtransferase, with the translated sequence MARSDVLVSADWAEENLNTDSVVFVEVDEDTSIYDTNHIPGAIRLDWKKDLQDGLRRDFLDADRFSALLSERGVSNDDTVVLYGGNNNWFAAYAYWYFKIYGHKDVRLLDGGRKKWELDGRPLNGDAVQREATTYKAQAADNSIRAFRDEVIDSIGSKNLIDVRSPDEFSGKIAAPAHLPQEQAQGRGHVPSALNIPWSKAANEDGTFKSDDELTALYAEQGFDDSKETIAYCRIGERSSHTWFVLQELLGKKNVKNYDGSWVEYGSLVGAPIER
- the mshD gene encoding mycothiol synthase; its protein translation is MNEQTSLRVITGPLDASDVAAAHSLCERAERVDGVPPLAEQARLAIDAGSGADLHLRSEHGYANVIAARDGGAAMVEAVVDPDHRGRGEGRALIDAALTAAQQVPGSEAPQVWAHGDLPAAAAVAEALGLERARELLQLRRPVAQSLPDLPQRDDVVLRTYAGSADDAEILRVNNDAFSWHPEQGGWTLRDIAERTGSNWFDPAGLFLAFDADDPDTLLGFHWTKIHRFDTGAAPLGEVYIVGVDSGSQGRGLGALLALAGLHYMAQLRVDGRTLDEVELYVEGDNTAALHTYSKLGFTRYTADIAYRRQ
- the pstC gene encoding phosphate ABC transporter permease subunit PstC, encoding MSETPVVDAAASTTATSQRGPAAGPGTSDRARSAVSRVGDRVMGTLATGSGLLVSLVIGLIALFLLIQAVPALAKNTANFFTYTGSWVVSGTQLEFGIPQQFYATVLVSVIALLIAMPVALGIALFVTEYAPKRLAAPIAYVVDLLAAVPSIVYGLWGILVLGPAMVGVNNWLVDNLGFLPFFSTPDNVANMSTGGTLLTAGIVLAVMILPVITAVTREVFAQTPRAHREAALALGATQWEVVRYAVLPFGFSGYISGSMLGLGRALGETMALLLIISTVGPINFNLMESGQTFATVIANNAAEFDSPLKTGAYISAGLVLFALTFLVNAAARSVIARRAKWRERRQ
- a CDS encoding DUF2993 domain-containing protein translates to MHATSDDTPKPAPRRALRAAAWIAVVVVIAAVVALVVDDFAGSRAEHRLAQAVQASPGVEFEPDVLMSGFPFLPHRSSGEFDSILISAEGIPIEGCSGSYPCRSTVDARLQDARIGNTGAVGPETVLQASSMRVETRIDSPTLGRLMNIVDLYINTPAPEDKAGGGGPGDGLLERTDGIMLSGTVPLPGSPATQNGYPPSAAAYTAPKVKVSVSARVFVVDGRVHVEATGFYDGPEEHYSADVPAEFRSAVLKAFSAVLPRMQMAWGATAIQALSRGSDLVAVGETGPVAVRPIDYAKPLPGRP
- the pstS gene encoding phosphate ABC transporter substrate-binding protein PstS, with translation MSVSPKLFRTAGSAAAGLAAVSLVLTACGGGGDAAGTITGEGSTAQQKAVEQFAKVLTDNDGAVLDYTGSGSGDGVKKFLAGDVDFAGSDSPLKEKEVADAKTRCGGNDAWHLPLVAGPVAVAFNIPGVEKLNLDAPALAKIFDSKISKWDDAAIKKLNPGAKLPSTDIVPVHRSDSSGTTDNFTRYLNTAAPTEWPYEHSKEWTGHGGSGASKSTGVGDTVKKTEGSITYVEWGFATENNLSVAALDFGAGATELTAATAGKALDAAKFVKSDSKDLVVDTKALYSLKQAGAYPLVLTTYEIVCSTGYQDAEVSKNLKAAFTTILDKGQDGLDKLGYVPLPDAFKTKLRGTIDAL